The Pyrus communis chromosome 2, drPyrComm1.1, whole genome shotgun sequence genome includes a window with the following:
- the LOC137721257 gene encoding uncharacterized protein, translating to MKLEEEDHHPSKVRLFGVGLCSSLNDPRGGHESSTDLYLWDPTWDYSSIWKIRKRLAASDIGELSRLLMPKEAMRKHVISYLDDKLAKMVDSKEGLSVTVVDWDTCNRLELTFKH from the coding sequence ATGAAACTAGAAGAAGAAGACCACCACCCTTCAAAAGTACGACTGTTCGGTGTTGGCCTTTGCAGTAGTTTGAATGATCCTCGCGGAGGACACGAATCCTCCACCGATCTGTATCTATGGGATCCGACCTGGGACTACAGCTCTATTTGGAAAATCAGGAAGAGGCTAGCGGCGAGCGACATCGGAGAGCTGAGTAGACTGTTGATGCCAAAAGAGGCAATGCGAAAACACGTTATATCTTACTTGGACGACAAGTTAGCCAAGATGGTCGACAGTAAAGAGGGTTTATCAGTTACAGTTGTGGACTGGGATACTTGCAACCGGCTTGAGTTAACTTTTAAGCATTGA